A window of Calonectris borealis chromosome 3, bCalBor7.hap1.2, whole genome shotgun sequence contains these coding sequences:
- the DRC5 gene encoding dynein regulatory complex subunit 5, with protein sequence MQQPAAGDRSTAIPALYPSQASLAADLYYTHRVIEDPEWSLATVPHLTELCLQHIVHNFEKNPILDRLLPEHQRKVLDRLSTGLPLAVTANLISDEDYWKRCCTERWQVCDISNYGDSWKRMFFERHLENILKCFIPNTTDPKQVLELIPLCKDYVWKLEVDQFLPPVKVDQKEEKDDLSDTGSDFGLGEVSTHHYNLGVLITALPHLEELHLTYGVKDCGMNFEWNLFNFTHQDCCNLAVAVKTCHNLKVFKLTRSKVDDDKTRLLVRNLLDHPSLVELNLSHNLIRDKGAQAVGKLINHSRLETLDLCNNQIRHLGAQALAQALAENSTLTSLNLRLNCLEDKGGEAIGHALLTNTTLKSIHLGSNNLSEPTAVLFSQVLAQNTTLMSINFSCNHLGLDGGKQLLEGLKDNKALTEFDLRLAEVGQETEYLIHQIVWANREAARLGALQHPPTKPL encoded by the exons ATGCAGCAGCCAGCGGCTGGTGACAGGAGCACAGCCATTCCCGCGCTGTATCCATCCCAGGCCAGCCTCGCTGCTGACTTGTACTATACACACCGCGTCATTGAGGATCCCGAGTGGTCCCTCGCCACTGTCCCCCACCTCACTGAGCTCTGCCTCCAGCACATCGTTCACAATTTCGAAA aGAACCCTATTTTGGACCGTCTTCTGCCTGAGCACCAAAGGAAGGTGCTGGACAGGCTCTCCACTGGCCTTCCGCTCGCTGTGACTGCCAACCTAATAAGCGATGAGGACTACTGGAAGAGGTGCTGCACTGAGCGCTGGCAAGTGTGTGACATCTCCAACTATGGAGACAGCTGGAAACGGATGTTCTTCGAACGTCACCTGGAGAACATCCTGAAATGTTTTATCCCTAACACCACAGACCCCAAGCAGGTCCTAGAGCTCATCCCGCTCTGCAAAGACTATGTGTGGAAACTGGAGGTTGATCAGTTCCTACCACCAGTGAAGGTGGatcaaaaggaggagaaggatgaCCTCTCTGATACAGGGAGTGATTTTGGGCTCGGCGAGGTCTCCACGCATCACTACAACCTGGGAGTCCTCATTACTGCTCTCCCTCACCTGGAGGAGCTTCATCTCACTTACGGCGTGAAGGACTGTGGCATGAACTTCGAGTGGAACCTCTTTAACTTCACCCACCAGGACTGCTGCAACCTGGCTGTCGCTGTGAAGACGTGTCACAACTTGAAA GTTTTCAAGCTGACGCGAAGCAAAGTGGACGATGACAAGACCAGGCTGCTGGTCCGTAACTTGCTGGATCACCCCTCCTTGGTGGAGTTGAACTTGTCCCACAATCTCATCAGGGACAAGGGGGCACAAGCTGTTGGCAAGTTGATCAACCACAGCAGATTAGAAACCCTCGATCTGTGTAACAACCAGATCCGTCACCTGGGGGCTCAGGCTCTTGCTCAAGCCCTGGCTGAGAACTCCACCCTGACCTCCCTGAATCTGCGCCTCAACTGCTTGGAGGACAAAGGCGGGGAGGCGATCGGCCATGCCCTGCTGACCAACACCACCCTGAAGTCCATCCATCTGGGAAGTAATAACCTGTCAGAGCCAACCGCTGTGCTTTTCTCCCAGGTCCTGGCTCAGAACACCACCCTGATGAGTATCAACTTCTCATGCAACCACCTGGGGCTG GATGGTGGGAAGCAGCTGCTTGAAGGGCTGAAGGATAACAAGGCTTTGACTGAGTTTGACCTCCGCCTGGCAGAGGTGGGCCAGGAGACCGAGTACCTCATTCACCAAATTGTGTGGGCCAACCGGGAAGCGGCgaggctgggggctctgcagcACCCCCCCACCAAACCCCTCTGA